A genomic region of ANME-2 cluster archaeon contains the following coding sequences:
- a CDS encoding homocitrate synthase family protein, with the protein MQYSRNKLVELVGRKPGDFEICDVTLRDGEQTPGTAFTSDEKKRMAQELDSIGVEVIEAGFPIVSQTERDTVREIAKMGLNAKVCCLSRSIISDIDVAIGCEVDILSMFIATSDLHLKYKYHKTCAEATTCAMDALEYAKDHGLTVRFAAEDATRTDVGTLKSIFKMAEERGADYVSIADTVGILNPATAYYLVSEIKKDIKTDICIHCHNDLGMATANTLAAAEAGAKQLHTTVNGIGERAGNAALEEVLMSLMVQYGIERYNTQNLAKLSKLVVEYSGVKLAKNKPVVGDFAFAHESGIHVAAIMEEPSTYELFSPEIVGGKRSLIIGKHTGTKALKGIVLSMGYNLNHDQLCELLAKVKDCTQAKRGIPCKRLDEFIKEILMPD; encoded by the coding sequence ATGCAGTATTCCAGAAACAAACTGGTCGAACTTGTTGGAAGAAAACCCGGTGACTTCGAAATATGTGATGTCACACTCAGGGACGGAGAACAGACCCCCGGAACCGCCTTCACGTCTGACGAAAAGAAACGTATGGCACAGGAACTTGACAGCATCGGCGTCGAAGTCATCGAAGCCGGCTTCCCCATTGTTTCCCAAACCGAGCGGGATACGGTCAGGGAAATTGCAAAAATGGGCCTGAACGCAAAGGTTTGCTGCCTGTCACGCTCAATAATCAGCGACATCGATGTTGCCATTGGTTGTGAAGTGGATATCTTGAGCATGTTTATTGCCACATCTGATCTGCACCTGAAATATAAATATCACAAGACATGCGCCGAAGCCACAACCTGTGCTATGGATGCCCTGGAATATGCCAAGGACCACGGGTTAACGGTGCGGTTCGCTGCAGAGGATGCCACGCGCACGGATGTCGGCACCCTGAAGAGCATATTCAAAATGGCAGAGGAGCGCGGTGCCGATTACGTGAGCATTGCCGATACAGTGGGAATACTCAACCCTGCCACAGCGTATTACCTTGTCAGTGAGATCAAGAAAGATATCAAGACCGACATCTGCATACACTGCCATAACGACCTGGGCATGGCGACTGCAAATACCCTGGCCGCAGCAGAAGCCGGCGCAAAGCAACTCCACACTACTGTAAACGGTATCGGGGAAAGGGCAGGCAATGCTGCGCTGGAAGAGGTACTGATGTCACTGATGGTACAGTATGGCATTGAACGGTACAATACCCAGAACCTGGCCAAACTTTCAAAGCTGGTCGTGGAATACTCAGGAGTGAAACTGGCAAAGAACAAACCGGTTGTCGGTGATTTTGCTTTTGCGCACGAGAGTGGTATCCACGTGGCTGCCATTATGGAAGAACCCAGTACCTATGAACTATTTTCACCTGAGATCGTAGGCGGTAAACGTAGCCTGATAATCGGGAAACACACCGGCACCAAGGCACTTAAAGGCATTGTGTTGAGCATGGGGTACAACCTGAACCATGACCAGTTATGCGAACTGCTTGCGAAAGTGAAGGACTGCACCCAGGCCAAGCGAGGCATACCCTGCAAACGCCTGGACGAGTTTATCAAGGAGATCCTGATGCCGGATTAA
- a CDS encoding 3-isopropylmalate dehydratase large subunit, with amino-acid sequence MATISEKIFGRASNSDVRAGDFVIADVDCAMAHDGTSVLAVKAFREMEVPNVWDPARIVIPFDHIVPASTDVAANLQYDIRQWIRQQGIPNMYDVGEGICHQVLPEQGFALPGRLIVGADSHSCTYGAFGAFGTGVGATDMAEIFASGKLWFRVPQTMRVTVEGKLGDRVSAKDLTLNVIKHIGADGATYKAMEYYGSAIEELSIAGRMTLCNMAIEMGGKAGIVPPDTKTDEFLKGRAVDSYTPVFADEDSGYCEEIHIDVGDLPPQVARPHNVDNVCDVDEVAGTAVDQVFIGSCTNGRLEDLEAAARILKGRSVAVRTIVIPASRTVLLEAIELGYITSLIEAGATLGPPGCGPCLGAHLGVLAEGEVCVSTSNRNFKGRMGRGGLLYLASPETAAASALKGEIADPRLV; translated from the coding sequence TTGGCGACTATCAGTGAAAAGATATTTGGCAGGGCATCGAATTCCGATGTCCGTGCAGGTGATTTCGTGATTGCCGATGTGGATTGTGCCATGGCGCATGATGGTACAAGTGTACTGGCAGTGAAAGCATTTCGGGAAATGGAGGTCCCGAATGTCTGGGACCCGGCACGGATAGTCATCCCGTTTGACCATATTGTGCCTGCAAGCACTGATGTGGCTGCCAACCTGCAGTACGACATCCGGCAATGGATACGGCAGCAAGGTATCCCGAACATGTATGATGTGGGTGAGGGAATATGCCACCAGGTACTCCCAGAGCAGGGGTTTGCCCTTCCTGGCAGGCTGATAGTGGGCGCAGATTCCCATTCATGTACCTATGGTGCCTTTGGTGCCTTTGGTACCGGTGTTGGCGCCACTGACATGGCCGAGATATTTGCATCAGGCAAGCTGTGGTTCCGGGTGCCCCAGACCATGAGGGTCACTGTTGAGGGAAAACTGGGGGACCGGGTATCTGCGAAGGACCTGACGCTTAACGTGATAAAGCATATCGGTGCTGACGGCGCTACCTATAAGGCCATGGAATATTACGGTTCGGCCATTGAAGAGTTGAGCATCGCGGGCAGGATGACGCTGTGCAACATGGCCATTGAGATGGGCGGGAAGGCAGGGATCGTGCCGCCTGACACCAAGACCGATGAGTTCCTGAAAGGCCGGGCTGTGGATTCGTATACGCCGGTCTTTGCTGATGAGGATTCCGGATATTGCGAGGAGATACATATTGATGTGGGTGACCTTCCTCCGCAGGTGGCCAGACCCCACAATGTGGACAATGTATGTGATGTGGATGAGGTAGCGGGAACGGCTGTTGACCAGGTGTTCATCGGTTCGTGTACGAACGGCAGGCTGGAAGACCTGGAGGCTGCGGCACGTATCCTGAAAGGGCGCAGTGTAGCGGTACGCACCATCGTGATACCGGCATCAAGAACAGTCCTGCTTGAGGCTATCGAATTGGGATATATCACTTCCCTCATTGAGGCAGGGGCAACCCTTGGACCACCGGGCTGCGGGCCGTGCCTGGGTGCTCACCTGGGCGTGCTGGCCGAGGGAGAGGTGTGTGTGTCGACGTCAAACCGTAACTTCAAGGGCAGGATGGGCAGGGGCGGACTACTGTACCTGGCATCACCCGAGACTGCCGCTGCATCGGCGTTGAAGGGCGAGATCGCCGATCCCAGGCTGGTCTGA
- a CDS encoding signal recognition particle protein Srp19: MLRDRDKYVIWPAYIDKGNSRSGGRIISRKRSVTSPELKEIDRAAKELGLNPVVEKDKAYPKYWWEVSGRVLVDKKGGKSRIARDIAGKIGEMRG, from the coding sequence ATGCTCCGCGACAGGGATAAGTATGTGATATGGCCCGCCTATATCGATAAAGGCAACAGCAGAAGCGGAGGGCGCATCATTTCAAGGAAGCGCTCTGTGACATCACCCGAGTTGAAGGAGATTGACCGGGCCGCAAAGGAACTGGGCCTGAATCCGGTGGTTGAGAAGGATAAGGCATATCCCAAATACTGGTGGGAGGTCAGCGGGCGGGTGCTGGTGGATAAAAAGGGTGGGAAGTCAAGGATTGCACGGGATATTGCGGGCAAGATAGGGGAGATGCGCGGGTAG
- a CDS encoding indolepyruvate ferredoxin oxidoreductase: MSNSCTGAQALVFGILDSGVSLATGVPGFPISGIMELLKDSGIEARWSINEKVALEAALGASAVGRRAVVIVKHVGMNVLADPLVTSVTHTIGAGLVIIAGDDPGIQQSQNEQDSRYYGLLAEVPVFDPRDPAIVYSSMCQAFKLSEEVHTPVIIRITDRLNNETGFVERTKPEVVELPTFDRNVWSYTMKGKHQLFHTSSYPRMQHVSAESELKVRSERGKKRGIISSGYLSTLVEQIISDGKEDISHLALTIVNPLPIKGINCFINRHERTLVVEESESVIENQLSCRGVLGKLTGHIGYGKVEASDIIQALNKIDWDTITPSISPETIESRGFSRNICDDCPYHVLYRVLGTIDIPVAGDLGCSVRTAPPPMGVVDLAYSLGSSIATATGFDKKGIALIGDYGLVHTGLQGLIEAVHHHKDVLVVVLQNTIAALTGGQEVPDMTDVVRTLVPDTTLLDIENISEPELATLLTAELEKSGVSVLLVRGKCTMY; the protein is encoded by the coding sequence ATGTCAAACTCATGTACAGGGGCCCAGGCCCTTGTGTTCGGTATCCTTGACTCGGGAGTAAGCCTTGCCACCGGTGTCCCCGGATTCCCTATTTCAGGAATAATGGAACTTCTGAAGGATTCCGGTATAGAAGCGCGCTGGTCGATAAATGAAAAAGTAGCACTCGAGGCAGCACTTGGCGCTTCAGCAGTAGGACGCAGAGCAGTGGTTATTGTAAAACATGTCGGTATGAACGTGCTTGCGGACCCGCTGGTCACATCAGTCACCCACACTATAGGAGCCGGGCTGGTAATTATTGCAGGTGACGACCCCGGAATACAGCAGAGCCAGAACGAACAGGATTCCCGGTACTATGGGTTGCTTGCGGAAGTGCCGGTCTTTGACCCGCGCGACCCTGCTATCGTTTATAGCAGCATGTGCCAGGCGTTCAAGCTCTCTGAAGAGGTGCACACACCGGTGATAATCCGCATCACTGACAGATTGAACAATGAGACTGGTTTTGTAGAAAGAACCAAGCCAGAAGTAGTGGAACTCCCAACATTTGATAGGAATGTATGGTCGTATACTATGAAAGGAAAACATCAGTTGTTCCACACCTCATCATATCCCCGGATGCAACATGTTTCTGCAGAATCTGAATTGAAAGTACGTTCTGAACGTGGTAAGAAACGTGGCATAATATCGTCCGGGTATCTTTCCACTCTGGTCGAGCAGATAATATCGGATGGAAAAGAAGATATTTCACATCTGGCACTTACGATTGTTAATCCGCTGCCGATAAAGGGAATCAATTGTTTTATCAACCGGCATGAAAGGACCTTGGTAGTGGAAGAGAGCGAAAGTGTCATAGAAAATCAATTATCCTGCAGAGGAGTGCTGGGAAAATTAACCGGACACATAGGATATGGAAAGGTAGAGGCTTCTGACATCATTCAGGCACTAAACAAGATTGACTGGGATACTATCACTCCATCGATTTCTCCTGAGACCATCGAAAGCAGGGGTTTCTCCCGGAATATATGTGATGACTGCCCCTATCATGTCCTGTACCGGGTGCTTGGAACAATAGATATACCTGTTGCAGGAGATCTGGGTTGCTCGGTCAGGACCGCCCCCCCGCCCATGGGAGTGGTGGACCTGGCATATTCACTGGGGTCATCCATTGCCACTGCTACAGGATTTGATAAAAAAGGTATAGCCCTCATAGGCGATTACGGACTGGTACATACCGGATTGCAGGGACTTATCGAAGCCGTTCATCACCATAAGGACGTACTGGTGGTGGTGCTCCAGAATACTATTGCTGCCCTTACAGGCGGGCAGGAAGTACCTGACATGACAGACGTGGTGCGGACACTGGTACCCGATACTACCCTGCTTGATATTGAGAATATTTCAGAACCGGAACTTGCCACGCTCCTTACTGCTGAACTTGAAAAGAGCGGTGTATCAGTACTCCTGGTACGCGGCAAGTGTACCATGTATTGA
- a CDS encoding class I SAM-dependent methyltransferase, with amino-acid sequence MRKMVEVKSHSFFKFLAPVYDFGARVAMFGQYERLRQQLLGKVELKKGRRILDMASGTGYLAERMGAVDLVCTDISVHMLKRARAKAKGDFVLADAHRLPFKDGVFHGTVSSFAMHEVGRPGEVLGEMFRVLRPGGEIAVMDVVQQTRFSKKILLEIFHTCVEMRTANYVDIALLKDAFRAVDGFNIQLDMFGLVALVWGRK; translated from the coding sequence ATGAGAAAAATGGTTGAGGTAAAAAGTCACAGTTTTTTCAAATTTCTGGCGCCGGTCTATGATTTTGGTGCCAGGGTGGCCATGTTCGGCCAGTATGAACGTTTAAGGCAGCAGTTACTTGGTAAGGTCGAGCTCAAGAAAGGCAGGCGCATATTAGATATGGCGTCCGGCACTGGTTACCTGGCTGAAAGGATGGGTGCTGTCGACCTGGTATGCACCGATATTTCAGTGCATATGTTAAAACGGGCCAGAGCCAAGGCGAAAGGGGATTTTGTGCTGGCTGATGCGCACAGGCTGCCATTCAAGGATGGGGTGTTCCATGGTACTGTTTCAAGTTTTGCTATGCATGAGGTGGGGAGGCCCGGAGAAGTATTGGGTGAAATGTTCAGGGTATTACGGCCTGGTGGTGAGATTGCTGTGATGGACGTGGTGCAGCAGACCAGGTTTTCAAAGAAGATACTGCTTGAGATATTCCATACATGTGTGGAGATGCGGACTGCGAACTATGTGGATATAGCGCTGTTAAAGGATGCTTTCAGGGCGGTTGATGGGTTCAATATTCAGCTGGATATGTTCGGGCTGGTGGCTCTGGTGTGGGGGAGGAAGTAA